A genomic region of Phragmites australis chromosome 2, lpPhrAust1.1, whole genome shotgun sequence contains the following coding sequences:
- the LOC133909905 gene encoding uncharacterized protein LOC133909905, translated as MIPTLQDVAYLLGLPCAGAAVGVIDMQADWMNDMHQRFGPVKRKADAPPYVPEFLSDARGPTKKWILQFQPAYIHPHANAYTVSRHLEAFLLWLFGWVMFTSG; from the exons atgaTCCCCACCCTGCAGGACGtcgcctacctcttaggccttccttgcgcgggagctgcggttggggtcatcgatatgcaggctgactggatgaacgacatgcatcagcgctttggcccggtgaagcgaaaggcggacgcacccccctacgtgcctgagttcttatccgatgcacgagggccaacgaagaagtggatcctacagttccag ccggcgtacatacacccacaCGCCAACGCATACACGGTCtcgaggcatttggaggccttcctgctttggttgtttgggtgggtaatgttcactagtggctaa